The DNA segment TATTAGAAGCCTATACCACATTATTTAAAGCAACTAAAGATAAACAGGTAGGACAACAGTTGAAAAACTTAATTGTACTATTCTTGGATACTATCTTGGATTCTAATACCTTCCATTTTAAATTATTTTTTGATGAAAACTGGACACTTAAATCTGATGAAATTAGCTATGGTCATGATATAGAAGGAGCATGGTTAATTCAGGAAGCAGCTCAAGAGCTGGGTGATGTGACACTATTAGAAAGAGTAAAGGATACAGCAGTGAAAATTGCAGATGTTACTTTAGCTGAAGGTATTGCAGAAGATGGAGCCATCGTCAATGAAGGTGACCCGACGGGTATCACAGATACAGACCGACATTGGTGGCCACAGATTGAAGCGATGGTAGGTTTTATCAATGCTTATGAAAATACAGATGATGAAAAGTATCTAATTGCAGCCCATCGTTTGTGGGAATATTCGATAGAACATTTAGTCAATAAAGAATTTGGCGAATGGTGGTGGAGAGTTGATGAAAATAATACACCTAATTTAGAAGAAGATAAAGTAGGCCCATGGAAAGCACCATATCATAATGGTCGCGCATGTTTAGAAGGTATAAAACGATTTGAAAAATTAGCACAAACAACATCAATAAAATGAAAGAAATTAAATTACTCTTAAAATACATGATACTGCTTGTAGTAGTGGCATCATGTTCAAAACCAACTCAAGAGCAAAGTACTTCCTTAAATAACAACTTTGTTACGGTACAAAATGGTGCCTTTTTTCTAAATGGGAATCCCTATTATTTTATGGGAGCGAATTATTGGTATGGAATGAATATCGGTATGGAAAAAGGTGGCGACCGTCAACGTCTGATCAATGAATTGGATCAGATGAAAAATATGGGGATCACTAACCTGAGAATTTTAGCTTCTTCAGAAGGTGATGAAAACCAGTCCTTTCAAGTACACCCAACAATGCAAACGGCTCCGGGTGAATACAATGAAGATGTATTTGTTGGTCTAGACTTTTTACTTCAGGAGATGGGGAAAAGAGATATGAAAGCCGTTATGGTATTAAATAACTTTTGGACTTGGTCTGGAGGAATGCCTCAATATCTACAATGGTCTGGAAAAGGAGCTATTCCTTATCCTCAAATTTCAAAAGAATGGAACAAATTTACGGACTACTCTAAACAGTTCTACTCTGATGAAAAAGCCTTAAAAATGTTTGATGACCATTTGAGAGTACTGATCAATAGAAAAAATTCTTTAACAGGTTTGGCCTATAGTGAAGACCCGACCATTATGTCTTGGCAACTTAGTAATGAGCCAAGAGGGTATAGTGAAGTGGAAGCGTATCATAAATGGATTAAAGCTACTGCAACGCTTATTAAGGAACTTGATCCAAACCATTTAGTATCATTGGGTTCTGAAGGAGACTCCCCAGGTCCTGATGCGGGTATCAGCCTTCTAAAAGATAATGTGATCGATGAAATTGATTATGTAACCATACATATTTGGGCTCAGAATTGGGGTTGGTACGATCCTGCACACCCAGAAGAAAAGTTTGAAGAGACAAAGAAAAAAGTCACTACTTATTTAACAAAACATATCCAAGACGCTAAACAGTTAGGAAAACCTGCAGTATTGGAAGAGTTTGGGATTGCTAGAGATAACGATGACTATTCACCTACAGCGACAACGGTCTGGAGAGATAAATATTATCAATTTGTATTTAATGAAGTCGTAAAACATGCACAGGAAAACGCTCCTATCTATGGTATGAATTTCTGGGCTTACTCAGGGGGAGGACGTCCAGCAGCACCAAAAGAATTTTGGAAAAAAGGAGATGACTTTATTGGAGATCCTCCACATGAACCACAAGGTTGGTATGGAGTTTATGATAAAGACCAAAGTACTATTCAGGTGATTAAGGAGTATGCTAAGAAAATGAATGTACTGTCTACTAAAGTGGTAGCTGAAAATGTAACTCAATAATGAAGACAGTAATAAAATATATTTTTGGTTGTTATCTCTTGGGTATTTTGTTTCCAACATTTGCCCAAGAGAAAAGACCTCCCAATGTCATTTTGATATTAACCGATGATCAAGGATGGGGCGACTTTTCTTACACAGGAAATGAGTTTCTGAAAACACCTCACTTTGATCAGATGACAGAAGAAAGTGCCGTATTGGATCACTTTTATGTCAGTCCTGTTTGTGCACCAACAAGAGCAAGTGTATTAACAGGTAGGTACCACTTAAGGACAGGTGTGTCGTTTGTGACGAGAGGTAGGGAAAATATGAGAGCAGAGGAAATAACCATTGCCGAAGCATTTAAATCAGCAGGTTATGCCACAGGCTGTTTTGGAAAATGGCATAATGGAGCTCATTACCCTGAAAATCCCCAAGGACAAGGTTTTGATACTTTCCTTGGGTTTACCTCCGGTCATTGGAGTAATTACTTTGATACACAATTGGAGAATAATGGAGAAATGGTAGAGACAAAGGGATACATCACTGATGTTTTGACCGATGCGACGATCGAATTTATTGAAAAAAATAAAGATCAACCATTTTTTGCATATGTACCGTTTAATGCTCCTCACACTCCATACCAAGTACCAGATAAGTACTATGATCTTTATAAAGACATTGATTTTGGGTATAGCGAAAAGCAAAATAAGAAGATTGCCACTATTTATGGAATGTGTAAAAATGTGGACGATAATCTTGGAAGAATTCGTCAGTACTTAAAAGAGAACAATTTAGAAGAAAATACAATTGTTTTGTTTTTGTCTGACAATGGCCCTCAAGGAGATCGTTACAATGGTCCATGGAGAGGAGGAAAAACATCAGTACATGAAGGAGGCTCATTGGTTCCTTGTACTATTCAATGGAAAGGAAAGATACCTTCATCTGTAAAAACACAATCAACGGCTCATATTGATCTTATGCCTACACTAATTGGGTTAGCTGGTATTGAGAAATCTCAACAAATCCAATTTGATGGGATAGATTTGAGCGAGTATTTATTAGACTCCAAAGCAGTTATTGAAGACCGAAATCTATATACACATATGACGGGATTTGAAATAACGGCAGAAAGAGGTGCAGTGAGACAGGGAAATTATAGGTTTACGACAGAATTTGGAGAGAAAGGATTGTATAATCTTAAAGAAGACCCTTCTGAGAAAAAGAACCTAATAGACCAATTACCTAATAAATCTAAGGAACTAGAAAATGCATTTCTAGATTGGTACAAAGATGTTACGGCTTCAGGTTTTTCAGATTTACGAATTCCTATGGGATACTCTGAAAGTAAAAGAGTAGTGCTAGCTGCTCACGAAAGTAGCTCTAAGGGTGATTTAAAATTTAAAGCTAACGTAAACGGTTGGGCACATGATTGGTACTTAGTCGATGGCTATGCTGAAATCCAATGGCCTATTGCTATCGTACAACCTTCAACTTTTCATTTACAATTAAAGTACGCTGGAGACGTAGTAAAAGGAGATATTATAGAAGTGACAATTGGTCATCAAACGATAAAGAAAAAAATCAGAAAAAATTATACTCCGACACCATTACCAACTCCGGATAGAGTAATGAGAGAACAGGAGGCAAAAGAACAAACTTGGGGAACTCTAGACCTTGGGAAGGTATCCTTACCTGAATTAGGAAAAACTACCTGTGAAATAAAAATACAGAAAGTGAATAAAGGAACTCTTGAGGTGAAAGAATTGATCACAAGAAGAATAGATACGCTGTAAAGCTAGCTGTATCAGGAAAGAAAACAATCAGATATGATTTTTTAAACTAAACATAATTTAAAATATTTTTCACTTGGATTATGAGAAAAAAGATGAATACATACTTATTATTACTTTTTCTAGGGTTGATAAGTTGTTCGACAGAAGAACCAACAGATACCCCAGAAACTACTATGGGAAACTTGACGCTCTCTGTCGCTATCGATGAACAAGTTGATGAACAAAGCTCTCAGCGTCAAAAGGAAGAAACATTGGACATGAAAATCGATATCGTTGATGTTGATGGCAAGACAGTGGATTCTTACGCATCAATAAATGAATTACCAGAGGAGATCGAATTAGCAACAGGTGTATATACTGCACAAGGAGTAAGCACATCATCTAAACAATTGGGTTTTGATGATCCTCAATATGGTGGTACTTCAGAGGATTTTTCGATCCAATCCGATCAATTAACTGCAGTGAGTTTATCATGTAATCTTCAGAATACAATGGTTTCTGTAGCCTATTCAGATGTGGTAAAAAATCAGTTTTCGGTATATTCTTCTGTTGTAAAATCTTCTTTTGGAGAGTTAGCGTTCGAACAAGGCGAAACTAGATCAGGTTACTTTAGATCGAGTGGAAGCTTAACAGTAAATTCAACGATAGGAGAAGGAAATAGCCAGTTGAATGCAGAAGTAACAATTGATAATATCCAACCTACAACACATTACACTGTAACTATTGATGTGGATACAGGTACAGGAAAATTAGTAATTACTGTTGATGAAACTGTACTTGATGGTGGTGAAAAAGATATTGTAATTACTCCAGTAGAGGGAGAAGAAAGACCAGATTACAACACATCTATTGGTTTCTTTACTAAAGATGGAAAATTATACGATGCCAATGGAGTAGAATTTATTGCTAGAGGCCTTAACAATGCTCACTTCTGGTTCGATAACGGAGGAAGAGAATTGGCATTAGATGCGTTGACTCCAATTGCGGCCTATCACTCAAATGCAGTACGATTGGTTTGGCAAACAAACTATGAAGCTAAAAACTGGAACAATGTTGAAGAAAGTGTTCAACTAAGAAAGTTGATCACAACAACGATCGATAAAGGTATGGTGCCAATGATCGAATTACATGATGTAACAGGAGATGAAAGTAAGGAAAACTTATTAAAAATGGCCGAATTTTATGTCAGAGCAGATATTCTTGCAGTGATGAAAGAGTTCGAAAGTATCCTTCTAATTAACATCGCAAATGAATGGAGTGGTAAAACAACTACATATAGAGATGCTTATAAAGAGGCGGTGACCATGATGAGAAATGCAGGCCTTAAACATACCATCGTTATTGATGCAAGTGGCTGGGGACAAGACATGACACCGATTTTTGATTATGGACAGGAAATCATCGATAATGATCCTCAGAAGAATATTCTGTTCTCTGTTCACATGTACCAAAGTTATAGAAATGAAGTGACCATTACTTCAAACCTTGAGAAAGCAGTTGAAATGAAATTGCCATTGATTGTTGGTGAATTTGGTTTCCAACATGGTGGAACTCCAGAAGCACCA comes from the Flammeovirga agarivorans genome and includes:
- a CDS encoding AGE family epimerase/isomerase, with protein sequence MNRESFKISLEKELKDGILNYWLSNTIDHKNGGFFGQITYDNIVHKEADKGSIMHARILWTFAAAYNQLKNDKYLELCDYAYDYIKKVFIDKNHGGVYWMVDYLGNKVDGKKQIYANAFVIYAFSEYAIAKGIQEPLDLAMDLFHKIEEHAFDKELNGYFEAYSEEWVLMEDLRLSEKDKNEKKTNNTHLHILEAYTTLFKATKDKQVGQQLKNLIVLFLDTILDSNTFHFKLFFDENWTLKSDEISYGHDIEGAWLIQEAAQELGDVTLLERVKDTAVKIADVTLAEGIAEDGAIVNEGDPTGITDTDRHWWPQIEAMVGFINAYENTDDEKYLIAAHRLWEYSIEHLVNKEFGEWWWRVDENNTPNLEEDKVGPWKAPYHNGRACLEGIKRFEKLAQTTSIK
- a CDS encoding glycoside hydrolase 5 family protein, whose translation is MKEIKLLLKYMILLVVVASCSKPTQEQSTSLNNNFVTVQNGAFFLNGNPYYFMGANYWYGMNIGMEKGGDRQRLINELDQMKNMGITNLRILASSEGDENQSFQVHPTMQTAPGEYNEDVFVGLDFLLQEMGKRDMKAVMVLNNFWTWSGGMPQYLQWSGKGAIPYPQISKEWNKFTDYSKQFYSDEKALKMFDDHLRVLINRKNSLTGLAYSEDPTIMSWQLSNEPRGYSEVEAYHKWIKATATLIKELDPNHLVSLGSEGDSPGPDAGISLLKDNVIDEIDYVTIHIWAQNWGWYDPAHPEEKFEETKKKVTTYLTKHIQDAKQLGKPAVLEEFGIARDNDDYSPTATTVWRDKYYQFVFNEVVKHAQENAPIYGMNFWAYSGGGRPAAPKEFWKKGDDFIGDPPHEPQGWYGVYDKDQSTIQVIKEYAKKMNVLSTKVVAENVTQ
- a CDS encoding arylsulfatase, with the protein product MKTVIKYIFGCYLLGILFPTFAQEKRPPNVILILTDDQGWGDFSYTGNEFLKTPHFDQMTEESAVLDHFYVSPVCAPTRASVLTGRYHLRTGVSFVTRGRENMRAEEITIAEAFKSAGYATGCFGKWHNGAHYPENPQGQGFDTFLGFTSGHWSNYFDTQLENNGEMVETKGYITDVLTDATIEFIEKNKDQPFFAYVPFNAPHTPYQVPDKYYDLYKDIDFGYSEKQNKKIATIYGMCKNVDDNLGRIRQYLKENNLEENTIVLFLSDNGPQGDRYNGPWRGGKTSVHEGGSLVPCTIQWKGKIPSSVKTQSTAHIDLMPTLIGLAGIEKSQQIQFDGIDLSEYLLDSKAVIEDRNLYTHMTGFEITAERGAVRQGNYRFTTEFGEKGLYNLKEDPSEKKNLIDQLPNKSKELENAFLDWYKDVTASGFSDLRIPMGYSESKRVVLAAHESSSKGDLKFKANVNGWAHDWYLVDGYAEIQWPIAIVQPSTFHLQLKYAGDVVKGDIIEVTIGHQTIKKKIRKNYTPTPLPTPDRVMREQEAKEQTWGTLDLGKVSLPELGKTTCEIKIQKVNKGTLEVKELITRRIDTL
- a CDS encoding DUF4493 domain-containing protein — encoded protein: MNTYLLLLFLGLISCSTEEPTDTPETTMGNLTLSVAIDEQVDEQSSQRQKEETLDMKIDIVDVDGKTVDSYASINELPEEIELATGVYTAQGVSTSSKQLGFDDPQYGGTSEDFSIQSDQLTAVSLSCNLQNTMVSVAYSDVVKNQFSVYSSVVKSSFGELAFEQGETRSGYFRSSGSLTVNSTIGEGNSQLNAEVTIDNIQPTTHYTVTIDVDTGTGKLVITVDETVLDGGEKDIVITPVEGEERPDYNTSIGFFTKDGKLYDANGVEFIARGLNNAHFWFDNGGRELALDALTPIAAYHSNAVRLVWQTNYEAKNWNNVEESVQLRKLITTTIDKGMVPMIELHDVTGDESKENLLKMAEFYVRADILAVMKEFESILLINIANEWSGKTTTYRDAYKEAVTMMRNAGLKHTIVIDASGWGQDMTPIFDYGQEIIDNDPQKNILFSVHMYQSYRNEVTITSNLEKAVEMKLPLIVGEFGFQHGGTPEAPIQIPYEHILSECERLGIGWYAWSWKGNSGGVEYLDLSEDWEGTTLTDWGDGIVNDVNGLKNTSKKVSVIN